The following coding sequences lie in one Cannabis sativa cultivar Pink pepper isolate KNU-18-1 chromosome 5, ASM2916894v1, whole genome shotgun sequence genomic window:
- the LOC115716260 gene encoding ABC transporter C family member 10 yields MMKREDMWTKFCDDHSGSSSPFEFLSHTSSCSKDGLMICLDVILLLLLLITMIKRPSSSSIPAHVMPRFQGFSVLQMMSAVLSSGIGLSYLCFGLWILQEKLRQISTAMPLNRCLVALFQGFTWLFVGLTVSLKVKQLVRSLVQLLSILATLSAGFACAMSLFVAISIKKVTIMIVLDVLSLPIAVLLLICTYKNCQEDGEANDDHDSVTPFANAGFFSKLSFWWLSSMMKKGRKKTLENEDIPKLREAERARNCYLMFLEKLNKQKDHSSKPSMWKIIMFCHWKEILVSGFFALLKILTLSAGPLLLNAFILVFEGKGSFKYEGYVLVIILFFSKCLESVSQRQWYFRSRIIGVKVRSLLTALIYKKQLRLSNAARLIHSSGEIMNYVTVDAYRIGEFPFWFHQTWTTSLQLCLALLILFQAVGLASMAALVAIILSMICNAPLAKLEHKFQTKLMKAQDKRLNALSKAIVNMKVLKLYAWETHFKNVIQSLRKVELKWLLALQFRKCYNTIIVWSSPVFVSVVTFGACYFLKVPMHANNVFTFIATLRLLQDPVKAIPEVIGVVIQAKVAFARILNFLESPELQTARVKQRLDTRSVEKAIVISSADFSWEKNRSKPNLRNINLQVSPGEKVAICGEVGSGKSSLLAAILGEVPTVQGNIQVFGKIGYVSQTAWIQTGTIQDNILFGSTLENQRYIETLERCSLVKDFELLPHGDKTEIGERGVNLSGGQKQRIQLARALYQNADIYLLDDPFSAVDAHTATSLFNEYVMEALADKVVLLVTHQVDFLPAFDSVMLMSDGKILESAPYNELLLKSKDFQDLVNAHKETAGSESLAYVNTTKKLGTSNKVMKKSFRENQDQVSTGDQLIKEEERDIGNTGFKTLKKYLNQNKGYLFFFLFIFFHLTFVIGQILQNSWMAANVDNSHVSTLKLIVVYLLIGIGSIVVLLFRSFAMVYLSIESSKSLFSQLLTSLFRSPISFFDSTPFGRILSRVSSDLSIVDLDVSFSLLFTVGACITFTANLLVLAVITWQILIVSLPTIYFAIKLQRYYISTAKELMRINGTTKSLVANHLAESLAGVSTIRSFEEEERFFAKNLELVDMNTSPFLHIFATNEWLIERLEILSAVILTSAAFCMVIFPPKTFSSGFIGMALSYGFSLNNSLVYSIQSHCTLTNYMISVERLNQYMCIPSEASEVIDENRPPSNWPNVGAIEIHDLQIRYRANSPFVVDGISCRFKGGHKIGIVGRTGSGKSTLIGALFRLVEPSGGKIVVDGIDISTIGLHDLRSRFGVIPQDPTLFNGTVRYNLDPLSQHSDHEILEVLGKCQLKEAIKDKEKGLDSLVVDDGSNWSMGQRQLFCLGRALLRRSQILVLDEATASIDNATDMILQKIIRTEFANCTVITVAHRIPTVMDCNMVLAMSDGKIVEYDEPMKLMKKENSQFGKLVKEYWSHFQSAESN; encoded by the exons atgatGAAGAGAGAAGATATGTGGACTAAGTTTTGTGATGATCATTCTGGTAGTTCATCACCATTTGAGTTTCTGAGTCATACTTCTTCATGCTCCAAAGATGGTTTGATGATCTGTTTAGATGTTATTCTTTTACTCCTGCTTTTGATCACCATGATTAAAagaccatcatcatcatcaataccGGCTCATGTTATGCCTCGATTTCAAGGCTTTTCGGTTCTGCAGATGATGTCAGCTGTATTAAGCAGCGGTATTGGATTGTCCTACTTGTGTTTTGGCTTATGGATTTTACAAGAGAAGCTAAGGCAAATAAGTACAGCTATGCCTTTGAATCGATGCCTTGTAGCCTTATTTCAAGGCTTTACTTGGTTATTTGTGGGATTGACAGTAAGTCTCAAGGTGAAACAGCTTGTAAGATCACTGGTTCAGCTGTTATCTATTCTTGCCACTTTGTCTGCTGGATTTGCTTGTGCAATGTCTTTGTTCGTGGCCATTTCGATCAAAAAAGTGACGATTATGATAGTTTTAGATGTTTTATCTCTTCCAATAGCAGTTCTTTTACTCATATGTACTTACAAGAACTGTCAAGAAGATGGTGAGGCTAATGATGATCATGATTCGGTTACCCCATTTGCCAATGCAGGTTTTTTCAGCAAGTTATCATTTTGGTGGCTAAGTTCAATGATGAAAAAGGGTAGGAAGAAAACTCTTGAGAATGAAGATATACCGAAACTGAGAGAGGCAGAAAGAGCTAGAAATTGTTACTTGATGTTCTTGGAGAAACTTAACAAGCAAAAAGACCATTCTTCTAAGCCATCAATGTGGAAGATAATCATGTTTTGCCACTGGAAAGAGATTTTGGTATCTGGGTTCTTTGCTTTACTAAAGATTTTGACTCTTTCTGCTGGTCCTTTGCTTCTTAATGCCTTCATTTTGGTTTTTGAAGGGAAAGGGAGCTTTAAATATGAAGGTTATGTATTGGTCATAATTCTCTTCTTTTCAAAATGTCTTGAATCTGTCTCACAAAGACAATGGTACTTCAGAAGCAGAATAATTGGTGTAAAAGTGAGATCTTTGCTCACTGCTCTCATTTACAAGAAGCAGCTTAGATTATCTAATGCTGCTAGGTTGATTCATTCTAGTGGTGAGATTATGAATTATGTTACTGTTGATGCCTATAGGATTGGAGAATTCCCATTTTGGTTTCATCAAACTTGGACAACTAGTCTCCAACTCTGTCTGGCGTTGCTAATTCTTTTTCAAGCGGTTGGATTGGCCTCGATGGCAGCCTTGGTGGCGATAATCTTGTCCATGATTTGCAATGCCCCACTTGCTAAGTTAGAACACAAGTTCCAAACAAAGCTTATGAAGGCTCAAGATAAAAGGCTGAATGCTCTCTCTAAGGCTATTGTGAATATGAAAGTTTTGAAACTTTATGCATGGGAAACTCACTTCAAGAATGTGATACAAAGTTTGAGGAAGGTGGAGCTTAAATGGTTATTGGCATTGCAGTTTCGAAAATGTTATAATACTATTATTGTTTGGTCATCACCTGTTTTTGTCTCAGTTGTAACATTTGGAGCATGCTATTTTCTCAAAGTTCCAATGCATGCCAACAATGTTTTCACTTTCATAGCAACTCTACGCCTTCTTCAGGACCCCGTTAAAGCTATACCTGAAGTTATCGGTGTGGTGATTCAAGCAAAGGTTGCTTTTGCACGAATACTAAACTTCCTAGAGTCTCCAGAGTTGCAGACCGCGAGAGTTAAACAAAGGCTTGACACGAGGAGTGTGGAGAAAGCCATTGTGATCAGTTCAGCAGATTTTTCATGGGAGAAGAATAGATCAAAGCCAAATTTAAGAAACATAAATTTACAGGTTAGTCCTGGCGAAAAGGTGGCTATATGTGGAGAGGTTGGCTCGGGGAAATCAAGCCTTTTAGCAGCCATTCTTGGTGAAGTTCCAACTGTTCAAGGAAAT ATTCAAGTTTTTGGGAAGATTGGCTATGTTTCTCAAACAGCATGGATCCAAACAGGAACAATACAAGACAATATCTTATTTGGCTCCACTTTGGAGAATCAAAGGTACATAGAAACACTTGAGAGATGTTCACTAGTAAAGGACTTTGAGTTGCTTCCTCATGGAGACAAAACTGAAATCGGTGAGAGAGGAGTAAATTTGAGTGGCGGTCAGAAGCAACGGATCCAACTTGCTCGTGCTCTTTATCAAAATGCAGATATATATCTGTTGGATGATCCATTCAGTGCTGTTGATGCACATACAGCCACAAGCTTGTTTAAT GAATATGTTATGGAAGCACTTGCAGATAAAGTAGTCCTCCTTGTGACACATCAAGTTGATTTCTTGCCTGCATTTGATTCTGTTATG TTGATGTCTGATGGGAAAATTTTAGAATCAGCTCCTTACAATGAATTATTGCTAAAAAGCAAAGATTTTCAAGACCTTGTGAATGCACACAAAGAGACTGCTGGTTCTGAAAGTCTTGCTTATGTAAATACCACAAAGAAACTTGGAACATCTAACAAGGTTATGAAGAAGAGTTTTAGAGAGAATCAAGATCAAGTATCAACAGGAGATCAGTtgattaaggaagaagaaagagatatAGGGAACACAGGATTTAAgacacttaaaaaatatctaaaccagaacaaaggatacttgttcttcttcttattcATCTTCTTCCACCTTACATTTGTGATTGGACAGATCTTGCAAAACTCATGGATGGCTGCCAATGTTGACAATTCTCATGTCAGCACATTGAAGTTAATAGTGGTTTACTTGTTGATTGGAATTGGCTCAATAGTAGTATTACTTTTCAGATCCTTTGCTATGGTTTACTTAAGTATTGAGTcatcaaaatctctattttcaCAACTACTTACCTCCCTCTTTCGATCACCAATTTCCTTTTTCGACTCCACGCCTTTTGGAAGGATCCTTAGTCGG GTTTCATCTGATTTGAGCATAGTGGATTTGGATGTCTCATTTAGCTTACTCTTCACTGTTGGTGCCTGCATTACTTTTACTGCTAATCTTTTAGTATTAGCTGTTATCACTTGGCAAATCTTAATTGTCTCACTACCAACAATTTATTTTGCTATCAAATTACAG AGATATTACATTTCCACTGCTAAAGAATTAATGAGGATCAATGGTACAACCAAGTCATTGGTAGCAAACCATCTTGCCGAGTCTTTAGCTGGAGTCTCGACGATTAGATCCTTCGAAGAGGAAGAACGCTTCTTTGCAAAGAATCTAGAACTTGTTGACATGAACACTAGCCCATTTCTTCACATCTTTGCAACAAATGAATGGCTAATCGAACGGTTAGAAATACTCAGTGCAGTAATTCTTACTTCAGCAGCATTTTGCATGGTCATTTTCCCCCCTAAAACTTTTAGCTCAG GATTTATTGGAATGGCACTATCTTATGGCTTCTCATTGAACAATTCCCTTGTATATTCTATTCAAAGCCATTGTACTCTAACAAATTACATGATTTCAGTAGAAAGGCTAAACCAATACATGTGCATACCAAGTGAAGCATCTGAAGTGATCGACGAAAATCGCCCCCCATCCAATTGGCCTAATGTTGGTGCCATAGAGATACATGATTTGCAG ATAAGATATAGAGCCAACTCCCCATTTGTTGTTGATGGGATTAGTTGCAGATTTAAAGGAGGGCATAAGATTGGGATAGTTGGTAGAACTGGCAGTGGAAAGTCTACTCTTATTGGAGCTTTATTTCGTTTAGTAGAGCCAAGTGGAGGAAAGATTGTTGTTGATGGCATTGACATCTCAACTATTGGACTTCATGATCTAAGGTCTCGTTTTGGAGTGATTCCACAAGATCCTACTCTCTTTAATGGTACTGTTAGATACAATTTGGACCCCTTATCTCAACATTCTGACCATGAAATATTGGAG GTTCTTGGAAAGTGTCAACTTAAAGAAGCTATTAAAGACAAAGAAAAGGGTTTGGACTCATTAG TTGtggatgatggatcaaattggAGTATGGGACAAAGACAATTGTTCTGTTTGGGAAGAGCTTTACTAAGGAGAAGTCAAATATTGGTTCTTGATGAGGCAACTGCTTCCATAGACAATGCAACTGATATGATCCTACAAAAGATTATCAGAACTGAATTTGCAAACTGTACTGTCATAACTGTTGCTCATAGGATACCAACTGTCATGGATTGCAATATGGTTCTTGCCATGAGTGATG GAAAAATAGTGGAGTATGATGAGCCAATGAAGTTAATGAAGAAAGAAAATTCACAATTTGGAAAGTTGGTCAAGGAATATTGGTCTCATTTTCAGTCTGCTGAATCAAATTAG